A stretch of the Candidatus Neomarinimicrobiota bacterium genome encodes the following:
- a CDS encoding pyridoxal phosphate-dependent aminotransferase — MSLSQVARSIGASPTLSLNEKAAVLRDKGDPVIHLGGGQPTNKSPMDAIMAAASHLNTGEVRYAPVDGTPALKQAIIRYTEEHYGRHVSPDNVIASSGAKQAIMVAMQTILDPQDEIVYPAPYWVSYPEMAKLCGARGVAAAPEDGSFYPTIKDIEEKVGSNTKAVLINSPNNPSGAMYSEEFIADIVNFCEKNDLYLIMDDIYHRLVFDDKQFVNCYEYASDLTENSKLILINGVSKQYAMTGFRIGWAIANKRIVETMANIQGNQTSGPSIVLQKAAIGALNGIQSGVENLRQDLENNRNIMLDRLNAFNGVKVTKPDGTFYCFADFSAYEKDSFKLSNFLIDKVLVLAVPGAAFGVDGHLRLSFCGTVKSITDGLGRIKWALDPEAPNELYIGDRKLVRDWT, encoded by the coding sequence ATGAGTCTCAGTCAGGTTGCACGGTCTATTGGAGCGTCCCCGACTCTCTCGCTGAATGAGAAGGCGGCGGTCCTCCGGGATAAAGGGGATCCGGTTATTCATCTGGGTGGCGGACAACCAACAAACAAGTCGCCCATGGATGCTATCATGGCTGCGGCATCCCATCTAAACACCGGTGAAGTGCGATATGCTCCGGTGGACGGAACACCGGCACTCAAGCAGGCCATTATCCGGTACACTGAGGAGCACTACGGTAGGCACGTCAGTCCGGATAATGTCATCGCATCCAGTGGCGCCAAGCAGGCGATTATGGTGGCCATGCAAACGATTCTAGATCCACAGGATGAGATTGTTTATCCCGCACCATATTGGGTGAGCTATCCGGAAATGGCTAAACTCTGCGGGGCCCGTGGGGTAGCAGCCGCGCCGGAGGACGGTTCCTTTTATCCGACCATCAAAGATATCGAGGAGAAGGTGGGGTCAAACACCAAAGCAGTGCTCATCAACAGTCCGAACAATCCCTCCGGTGCCATGTACTCCGAAGAATTCATTGCGGACATTGTAAATTTCTGTGAAAAGAACGATCTGTACCTAATCATGGATGACATCTACCATCGGTTGGTATTCGATGACAAACAGTTCGTAAACTGTTACGAATATGCCTCGGATCTCACGGAGAACTCTAAACTTATCCTGATTAACGGTGTATCGAAACAGTATGCCATGACCGGTTTTCGCATTGGCTGGGCTATTGCCAACAAGAGGATTGTGGAAACCATGGCCAACATCCAGGGGAATCAGACATCCGGGCCATCTATCGTGCTGCAGAAAGCGGCTATTGGCGCACTAAACGGAATTCAGTCCGGCGTGGAAAACCTGCGACAGGATCTTGAAAATAATCGAAATATAATGCTGGATCGATTGAACGCTTTTAATGGAGTGAAGGTCACCAAGCCGGACGGTACCTTTTATTGCTTCGCCGATTTCAGCGCCTACGAGAAGGATTCGTTTAAACTCTCGAACTTCCTGATTGACAAAGTCCTCGTATTGGCTGTTCCCGGTGCGGCTTTTGGAGTTGACGGCCACCTGCGGTTAAGCTTTTGTGGCACTGTCAAAAGCATCACGGACGGCCTGGGTCGTATCAAGTGGGCTCTCGATCCTGAAGCCCCCAACGAACTGTATATCGGAGATAGAAAACTTGTGAGGGACTGGACATGA
- a CDS encoding PAS domain-containing protein yields MNYPKSVGFRDCAVDFEQQQSLKLEQKGTKPVLILKSSGHIYYGNSMFSSLLGYNTQTIYTEHVFEILYPDDIQTFVDGFLRLLKNPAVTKTNTALRIYSSEGLVWTKVVMKILKSQSEEIGIKITILDQSPVPIR; encoded by the coding sequence ATGAACTATCCTAAGTCCGTCGGATTCCGTGATTGTGCCGTCGATTTTGAACAGCAACAGTCACTGAAGTTAGAGCAAAAAGGAACTAAACCGGTACTGATCCTGAAATCATCCGGCCATATTTATTATGGTAACTCGATGTTTTCATCTCTGCTCGGCTACAACACGCAAACGATTTATACCGAGCATGTTTTTGAAATCCTTTACCCTGATGATATTCAAACATTTGTGGATGGATTTTTACGACTGCTGAAAAATCCGGCCGTGACAAAGACGAACACGGCGCTGCGAATTTATTCTTCCGAAGGACTTGTCTGGACGAAAGTCGTTATGAAGATTCTAAAGTCTCAATCGGAAGAGATCGGGATTAAAATCACTATCCTGGATCAATCACCAGTACCGATACGTTAA